Part of the Flavobacterium alkalisoli genome is shown below.
CATATGCGTGTGTAATTATTACTACGCCGCCGACATCACTTTTCAAAAAGAAATACCCTAATACATTTGTTGGAGACTATACAAGGAATATCCTGATGCAGGAAACAGAAAAGGGTTATGCAACCTGGAATATGTTTGCTGTTTTAGGAGGGCTTTTTAGTGTAAACGAAAACGCCAAGAAAGGATTAATGTCTTCCGACAGGATACACTATTCAAGAGAAGGTTATAAGCAACAGGGAGAACAGTTTACAGAAGCATTTTTAAATGCATACAATAATTTTAAATTAAACAGGCAATAATGCAGTTTTCAGATTTAATTCCGCACTTATCGTGGCAGGATGTATTGGGTTGGTTTGCATATAACCCAAATGAGCCTTTACTTTTCAATTCGGGAAGGTTCTTAAAGCTGTTTGTTGTTTTTTATGCCATATATATTCTTTTAAGGAAAACATTTCACCTAAGGATATTCTATGTTATCTGTTTTTCGCTGTATTTCTATCAGCAGTCTAGCGGTATGTATTTTCTACTGCTGTTGTTTACTTCGGTGCTGGATTATACTCTCAGTTACTTTTTGTATAGGGAAACTAATGTATTAAAGAGAAAACTTTATGTTTGGTTTAGTGTAGTGGTTAACCTGACCTTTTTAGGGTATTTTAAATACACCAACTTCCTTATAGGTAATTATAACGATTTGTTTGGCGGTACTTTCTCATTCCATGATATTATATTGCCGGTAGGTATATCGTTCTATACGTTCCAGTCCATAAGTTATACCATAGAGATATACAGAAAAGAGATTACCCCGGCTAAGAGCTTTCCGGATTATCTTTTCTTCGTTTCATTTTTCCCGCAATTAGTGGCGGGCCCTATTGTAAGGGCTAAGGATTTTATCCCTAAGATTTATGAGAAGCTAAATGTAACCAAGGAGGAGGTTAACTATGGATTATTCCTTATTATTGGCGGGCTTATAAAGAAGACTGTAATCTCAGATTACATTTCAATAAACTTTGTAGACCGTGTTTTTGACTCGCCAAACAGCTATACGGCTTTTGAAAACCTGATGGCTTCTTATGGGTATACCATTCAGATCTATTGTGATTTCTCGGGTTATTCTGATATGGCAATAGGTATAGCATTGTTATTGGGTTTTGAGCTGCCTCCTAACTTCAGGACTCCATATAAGTCGGGTTCAATTACCGAGTTTTGGAGAAGATGGCACATATCGCTTTCTACCTGGTTAAAAGACTTTTTATATATCTCGGTAGGAGGTAACAGATACGGTTCTATTGCCGGTTTTCTTTTTCCGTCGCTGTTTTTCTTCGGGCTTATAATATGGGGTGTTACTTATGGGCCCACAAGTTATATTCCGTTTATAATTGGTTTAGGTTCTACCTTACTGTTCATACTTACATTTGCGCTTTCTAAAAATAAGGAGAAGACAATGTATACCAACGCAAACCTTATGACGACAATGTTGTTGGGCGGTTTATGGCATGGCGCCAGTCTCAGGTTTATTATCTGGGGCGCGTTACATGGTATGGGATTAGCTATTCATAAACTTTTTCAGGAATTTTTTCCTGATAAAAAGAATGTGAAGTTAAATTTTGGTTCTGCCTTATGGAAAATATTTTCGGTAGTACTAACATTTCATTTCGTCGCATTTTGCTGGATTTTCTTTAGGGCCAAAGACTTTAACACTGCTCTCGATGTAATTAAAAACATAGGTGATGTAACATTTAACCCCGAACAATGGTATACGATTATATTAGGATATAAAAATGTATTTGCCTTAATGTTAGTGGGTTATGTTTGGCATTTCCTTCCTGAAAAATTTACAGAGTTTATGAAGCAGGCGTTTTATAAAACTCCGCTGATTCTTAAAGGTATAATGTTAGGATTGGTTTACTGGCTGGTTTATGCGGCTGCCTCAGCAGGTCCACAACCGTTTATTTACTTCCAATTCTAAATATTTTTCATTCTAAGGTTAAGTTAGTTAGGTTTTAATGCAAAAAATTTATTAAATTTCGCGTTTTAACACTAGCTTTACTGAGAATTATGAGAAAAAAACTACCATTTTTAACCTTTTTATGTCTTGCCTTTTTTAGCAGCTTAATTGTTTCTGCTCAGGAAGAACCTTACACTCTACAAGTGTTTAACCAGGCAGTATACTACGGTATGTATGAAGCTACCGTAGACGAACCGGTACCTACAGACGCTATAAGAAACAGCAACTCTTCATATGGTAAAATGCTTACGGAGGAACAACTTGCTTCTTTTGGTAACAGGCTTACTATGAGAGTTACCCTTAATCCTCTTTGTGATAATTATGACAGGATAGGTAATGTTAACCTTGCTTTTGTGCCTAAGGGACAAACTACTTATGTGTATAATGAAGTACAAAGAATTGAACTTGGTCGCTTTATAACTCCTTTTATGGATAAAAACAACACATCTGTTCAGGAAGTACCTTATGAGTGGCAAATTGATAATGTAACTCAGATATTTCATGATGAGAACATAACATCAGAATTTGACCTATGGGTTGAACTTGAGGTTTATGGTTATCAGGGTGGTCCCGGCCAGGGTGGAGCTGCTGTTGAAATACCAGGATGTGCTAACAGAAATGATGTTTATCAGGGTAGCCTTGAGTTTATTTCTACAGAAGACCCATTAATAACAAATGGAGATGATAATACATTTATTCCGCTTTCATTTAAATATGAGCTTAAAAACTACACTTTAGACGGAACTGATGTTTTAGGTGAAACGGTTAGGACAATTAACTTTACTCTTGAAGAAGATGTTCCTAATGCCAAGTTTTACCTTATAACTTCTAATCACGGATCAAATTCGGGAGGAGAAGAGTATATCAGAAGACAGCATTATGTTTATCTTGATGGTGAGCAGGTGTTTACTTATAAGCCTGGAGGTCTATCATGTGTTCCTTTCTTTAACTACAATACTCAGCCTAGCTGTATATATTATGACTGTTCACAAAATCCATCTCCTCCAAGGCCTGATACTAACGCAGCTTGGTCATGGAATAACTGGTGCCCGGGAGATAAAATTCCTATCAGGGTTATTGAATTAGGAACTCTTGAGGCTGGTGAGCACTCGTTTAAAATAGATGTTCCTGCTGCTCAGTTTGCCGGAGGACAGGGATACTTCCCTATGTCTGTTTATCTTCAGGGATTCTCACAAACTTTAGGGGTAGAGGATTTTAATACAACTGCATTTACATTATTCCCTAACCCGGTTGTTGATATTGCCGAAATACAAACTGTAGACGGTAGCAGCATAAGAAATGTTACTGTAGTTAACACACTTGGACAGATTGTTTATTCAGGTACAAGTGAGAAAGTTAACCTATCTCAGCTTCAAAGCGGAGTTTACATTGTTAATGTAAGGTTTGATGATAACAGGACAGCAACTCAAAAACTTATAAAGAACTAAAATTGCCAGATGATAGTTTTTAAAAAGCCCACTTTAAGTGGGCTTTTTTTATTTAGAACTTGAGTCTTATCATGGCATTTGGTACACGCTCTACAGAGTAGGTGTTTACAACCTCAATTAGGTCGGTGTCATTATTTATCCTGTAGTAGCGGTTAAGGATATTTCTTCTGTTAAGTAAGTTTAATATTGATACACCCATTTGCAGCGTTCCGGTGTTTTTTACTTCTAAAGAATACATGGTAGAGAAATTAACCTCAAAAAAGTTTTCAATATTAGATGAGTTAGGGGATGAGTAACTAATTTCTGGATATCCCGGGGTAATATATACAGGGTCGTTACTTACAGGGATTGTTTCAGGTCGTCCTGTATGCCATTTTGCTCCTAATGCAAACTTCAGTTTTTTCCACTCATAGGTTGCCGCACAGTTTATGGAGTGTTTAACTTCAAGATTGTTAGGGAACTTTGAAGGGTCAAAATCTTTAAAATCATATTTGTTGTTGTTCCATGTATAGCTAAACCATGCATAGAATCCGTGAAATTGTTTCTGTACCAAAAATTCGGTGCCAAAAACCCTATAATTTCCGGTTAGGTTAGTAAACTCAAGCTGATTTTGAAATCCCTGTTCCGGAGTGGTTATGCCCCTTACTTTCTTGTAGAAATTTTCAAGGGATACCTGCCAACTGTCATTTTTATAGTATACCCCGGCAGATATCTGACGGCTTTTCTGTATAGGAATATCTTCTCCATTTGCCATTATCCAGCGTCTTTTTTCTATGCCTAAAAAGTCCTGTTGTACTTCGGCTATCTGTGAGGTGGCCTGGCTCTTAATTTCTCCTAAGGCTTCAAGCTTCCATCTGTTGTTAATGGTGTAGTTAAATTGTAGCCTTGGTTCCAGTAAAAAAGTAGAAAGTCCTGTAAAATAGTTTGCTCTAAGTCCTGCTTTGGCATAAAAATTCTGATCTTCAGGATTGTATTCTGCTTCAGCTATGGCTGCATGAGTTCTTAAAACATTTTTAGTGTCCTTATAAAAATCAGGGGAATTTACCCTGTCGGTATTTTTTATGCCCAGTTCGTTAAACTGATAGCCTGTATTAAGGGTTAATTCCGGTTTTAGAATAGTACTGTTAGAAAGCCTTAAGCCTGTGTCTAAAATGTTATTTTCCTGCTCTACAACCTGATTGTTAAGTAACGCTTCGTTGTTTCCGTTAACGTGATAATAAGAGCTATATAAGGTTACTTCTCCATGATTTGTGTCATTCCATTGGGATTTCCATGTTGCAGATCCTCCCAGGGTTAACTGATTAAGACTGCTGCTGGTAACAACAACTTGTGTTTGTGTAATGGTTCCCTGTGTAAAATCTAGGTTGTTTTTAATACCTATAAAGTCAATAAATAGTTCGCTTTTATCGCTTGTTTTTAAACGATACTGTCCGGTAAAGTCGTAAAAGTAAAATTCCTTATCGCTTTTGTAATTTACGTCATTACTGTTGTTAAGCTCTGTAACAACAGTATTCTGGAAAATCCTTTTGGAGTATTTGCTGTAAGAAGGCAATTCTATAAAATCGGTAAAAGAACGTCTTGCAGACAGTTCAAGGCCTGATTTTTCAGATAGCTTCAATACCGAATAAAAATCGATATTAATCATGTTAGAACCTATACCAAAACTGCTCTCATCAATATCTTTTGAGCGGGAAGAAATATCCACAACGCTGGAAACACTTTCGCCATAAAAGGCGGAGGTACCATTCTTAAAGATTTTTATCTGATGGGGCAGGTTAGGGTTAAATCCGGAAATTAAACCAAAAAAATGACCTGTTTGAAAGAGCCTGATACCATTCCATAAAAACAGGTTTTGATCGTGTGTGCCGCCTCTTACGTTGATGTTGCTCACCGTTTCATCTACACTGCTTATACCGGGTAGCTGTTGCATGGTTTGCAGTACATCGGGCTCGATAAGTCCCGGTAGTATACCAAACTTTTTAGGTTCTATAACAAAGCTTCCGTCTTTCTTTTTAGAGATACCGGTTGTAAGGTAACGATCGGCAACTATTTCAGGTAATGTAGTGGTAAAGACAATTTGCAGTATTATGTTACGGCAGTCATCTTTAAAACTCTTCGCTGTAAATGTTATAGAATTGTAGGAGGCGTGTGAAATCTCCAAATAATCATTGTTGTTTCTGATGATTTTAAAATACCCATTAGAGTCGGTAATTTCTTCCTGCCCTCCGTTAAGATATTTAATTAGTGCGTC
Proteins encoded:
- a CDS encoding TonB-dependent receptor plug domain-containing protein, which translates into the protein MPLKTVLVQIEEQHNVKFSYLNEDVSPIKIVPPESKKNLAEKISYIKKETGLSFKQAGNYISIYKPVSEEFICGYVLDENQAPIQDALIKYLNGGQEEITDSNGYFKIIRNNNDYLEISHASYNSITFTAKSFKDDCRNIILQIVFTTTLPEIVADRYLTTGISKKKDGSFVIEPKKFGILPGLIEPDVLQTMQQLPGISSVDETVSNINVRGGTHDQNLFLWNGIRLFQTGHFFGLISGFNPNLPHQIKIFKNGTSAFYGESVSSVVDISSRSKDIDESSFGIGSNMINIDFYSVLKLSEKSGLELSARRSFTDFIELPSYSKYSKRIFQNTVVTELNNSNDVNYKSDKEFYFYDFTGQYRLKTSDKSELFIDFIGIKNNLDFTQGTITQTQVVVTSSSLNQLTLGGSATWKSQWNDTNHGEVTLYSSYYHVNGNNEALLNNQVVEQENNILDTGLRLSNSTILKPELTLNTGYQFNELGIKNTDRVNSPDFYKDTKNVLRTHAAIAEAEYNPEDQNFYAKAGLRANYFTGLSTFLLEPRLQFNYTINNRWKLEALGEIKSQATSQIAEVQQDFLGIEKRRWIMANGEDIPIQKSRQISAGVYYKNDSWQVSLENFYKKVRGITTPEQGFQNQLEFTNLTGNYRVFGTEFLVQKQFHGFYAWFSYTWNNNKYDFKDFDPSKFPNNLEVKHSINCAATYEWKKLKFALGAKWHTGRPETIPVSNDPVYITPGYPEISYSSPNSSNIENFFEVNFSTMYSLEVKNTGTLQMGVSILNLLNRRNILNRYYRINNDTDLIEVVNTYSVERVPNAMIRLKF
- a CDS encoding MBOAT family O-acyltransferase; amino-acid sequence: MQFSDLIPHLSWQDVLGWFAYNPNEPLLFNSGRFLKLFVVFYAIYILLRKTFHLRIFYVICFSLYFYQQSSGMYFLLLLFTSVLDYTLSYFLYRETNVLKRKLYVWFSVVVNLTFLGYFKYTNFLIGNYNDLFGGTFSFHDIILPVGISFYTFQSISYTIEIYRKEITPAKSFPDYLFFVSFFPQLVAGPIVRAKDFIPKIYEKLNVTKEEVNYGLFLIIGGLIKKTVISDYISINFVDRVFDSPNSYTAFENLMASYGYTIQIYCDFSGYSDMAIGIALLLGFELPPNFRTPYKSGSITEFWRRWHISLSTWLKDFLYISVGGNRYGSIAGFLFPSLFFFGLIIWGVTYGPTSYIPFIIGLGSTLLFILTFALSKNKEKTMYTNANLMTTMLLGGLWHGASLRFIIWGALHGMGLAIHKLFQEFFPDKKNVKLNFGSALWKIFSVVLTFHFVAFCWIFFRAKDFNTALDVIKNIGDVTFNPEQWYTIILGYKNVFALMLVGYVWHFLPEKFTEFMKQAFYKTPLILKGIMLGLVYWLVYAAASAGPQPFIYFQF
- a CDS encoding peptide-N-glycosidase F-related protein → MRKKLPFLTFLCLAFFSSLIVSAQEEPYTLQVFNQAVYYGMYEATVDEPVPTDAIRNSNSSYGKMLTEEQLASFGNRLTMRVTLNPLCDNYDRIGNVNLAFVPKGQTTYVYNEVQRIELGRFITPFMDKNNTSVQEVPYEWQIDNVTQIFHDENITSEFDLWVELEVYGYQGGPGQGGAAVEIPGCANRNDVYQGSLEFISTEDPLITNGDDNTFIPLSFKYELKNYTLDGTDVLGETVRTINFTLEEDVPNAKFYLITSNHGSNSGGEEYIRRQHYVYLDGEQVFTYKPGGLSCVPFFNYNTQPSCIYYDCSQNPSPPRPDTNAAWSWNNWCPGDKIPIRVIELGTLEAGEHSFKIDVPAAQFAGGQGYFPMSVYLQGFSQTLGVEDFNTTAFTLFPNPVVDIAEIQTVDGSSIRNVTVVNTLGQIVYSGTSEKVNLSQLQSGVYIVNVRFDDNRTATQKLIKN